GCCCTTCGAGGGGCTCGCCTTCTTGATTTCGGCAATCAGGCCGAAGCGGCCGGCATCACGCTTGGCAATGAGCGCCTTGTGGAAGCCGCGCGGGTCGGACTGACCGGCCTGCATCGCCTTCAGATCGGCAAGCGACACGGCCGCCTTGGCAGCGGCGATCTCCTCGCGCTTGTAGAGTTCGATCTTCTTCAGGATATCGGTCATCGAACAATCCTAGTCGATATCGTTGGAAACGGCGATGAGTTTGTCGAGGGCGAGCGCGGTCGCACCGCTATCCAGCGACTGCGTGGCCAGCGTCATGCCGTCGCGGATCGTCTCGACCTTGCCGGCGATGACGAGCGAGGCGGCGGCATTGGCGAGCGAGACATCGCGATAGGCATTCCTGGCGCCGCCGAGCACTTCGCGAAGCGCTGCGGCGTTGGCGACACCATCACCGCCCTTGATGTCGGCGAGCACGCAAGGGCTGACGCCGAAATCGGCGGGCGAGAGCTCGAAGGTACGGATCTTGCCGTCCTCGAGTGCCGCGACTTTTGTGATGCCGGTGGTGGTGATCTCGTCGAGGCCATCGCCATGGACCACCCAGACGCATTCGGAGCCAAGATCGCGCATGACTTCGGCAAGCGGCACCAGCCATTGCGGCGAGAAGACGCCGAGCAGCTGGCGACGGACACCGGCCGGACTGGAGAGCGGCCCAAGAAGGTTGAAGATCGTCCGCGTGCCGAGCTCGACCCTGGAGGGGCCGACATGGCGCATGGCGGAATGATGCAGCTGCGCGAACATGAAGCCGACGCCGGCTTCGGCGATGCAGCGGGAAATGATCTCGGGTCCGACATCGAGCTTGACGCCGAGTGCCGCCAGATTGTCGGCCGCGCCCGATTTGGAACTCAGCGCCCGGTTGCCGTGTTTGGCAACGGGGACCCCGGCGCCGGCGACGATCAGCGCCGCCAGCGTCGAGATATTGTAGGTGCCGCTGGCATCGCCGCCGGTGCCGACGATGTCGATCGCATCGGCCGGCGCCTCGACGGTCAGCATCTTCGAGCGCATCGCGGTGACCGCGCCGACGATCTCATCGACGGTTTCGCCGCGCACGCGCAGCGCCATCAGGAAGCCGCCGATCTGCGAGGGCGTCGCCTGGCCCGACATCAGGATGTCGAAGGCGGCGCGCGCCTCGTCACGCGTCAGCGGCTCGCGGCTTGCGGCCTTGGCCAGGAACGGCTTCAGATCGGTCATAAAATCTCCTAGCGGACCGTCGCCTTTTCAGCGAGCGTCTGGTTGATCTGAGCGCCATACTGCGTCTGCAGCAGGTTGACCATCTGATCGAGAATATCGTCGCCGGCGGCATTGGCCATGGCAGTGATCTGGGCATCGCGATTGTTCAGCACGTCGCCGGTCGGCTGGGTGTTGACCTCGGTGACCTTCAGCAGGATCTGCGTCGAGGGATCGGCGCCGACAGCGCTGGCGACCGTGTCGACCGGGCCGGAGAAGGCGGCGGTGACGCCAGCGCGGCCGAGGACCGCATCATCGGTGGCGCGGGTGACACCGCTCTTGCTTTCGACGGCAATACCGAGCGGCGTCGCGATATCGGCAAGGGCCGTGCCTTTCTTCGCCTCGGCCTTCAATGCGTCGGCCTTCTTGGCGAGCTCGGCCTTCTGCTGTTCCGCCGTCCAGTCCTCGACGGCCTTTTCGCGCACTTCGGCGACCGGGCGGTCGCGGTCCGGCGTGATTTCGCGGACGTTGAACCAGACATAGCCGTCATTGCCGATCGGCAGCGGCGGCGCATCGACGCCGACCTCGGTCTTGAAGGCTTCGCCGAGCAGCTGCTGCTTGGCTGGGATATCCTTGACCTCTTTGCCGTCCTTGTCGGCGCCGGTCATATCGACGGCATCGACGGCCACGGCGGTGAGCTTCAGCTGGCCGGCAATATCCTCGAGCGTCGAACCGCCCGCGCGCAGATCCTCGATGCGATCGTGAACGTTGATCACTTCCTGAGAGGCGTTGGAGAGCGCCAGCTGCTTGCGGATATCCTCCTTCACCTCGTCGAAATTCTTCGTCGTTTCCGGCTTGATGTTGGTGACGCGCAGGATGACGGGGCCGAAGGAGCCATCGACGACAGGCGTCGTGCCGCCATCGCGCGAAACCGTAAAGGCCGCATCGGCAACGGCCTGGTCGGGAACCTTGTCCTTGGTGAACTCACCGAGAAGCACATCGCTTGCCGTCTTGCCCTGGTCGGAGACCAGCTGATCGAAGCTGGTGCCGCTCTTCAGCGCCGTTTCGGCGGCAGCGGCGAGATCCTTGCTGGCGAAGGTCAGCTGTTCGATGGTGCGGCTTTCCGGCGTGCGATAAGTATCCTTGCTCTTGTCGAAGGCTTCGTGGATCTGGTCGTCGGTGACGGTCGCGGCATCGGCAATATCGCCAGGCT
The nucleotide sequence above comes from Rhizobium indicum. Encoded proteins:
- a CDS encoding peptidylprolyl isomerase; the encoded protein is MFHILRRAAQTWVAKLLLLLLVASFGVWGVSHELLSGGNSTTVVTVGDQHVDVNEFHLAYQRQVASLSQQFGTRLTPEQARAFGVEQQVLAQLVAGASLDQLAEDMNLGLSEDRLAQLIADDPAFKAVNGRFDRELFISRLQNAGIRQDDYIKERSKVAVRSQVVDAISNGFTAPKTLVDALKLYGDESRSVEYLLLTNANIEPIKAPADDVLATWFEGVKQRYRAPEYRKLVYLKLQPGDIADAATVTDDQIHEAFDKSKDTYRTPESRTIEQLTFASKDLAAAAETALKSGTSFDQLVSDQGKTASDVLLGEFTKDKVPDQAVADAAFTVSRDGGTTPVVDGSFGPVILRVTNIKPETTKNFDEVKEDIRKQLALSNASQEVINVHDRIEDLRAGGSTLEDIAGQLKLTAVAVDAVDMTGADKDGKEVKDIPAKQQLLGEAFKTEVGVDAPPLPIGNDGYVWFNVREITPDRDRPVAEVREKAVEDWTAEQQKAELAKKADALKAEAKKGTALADIATPLGIAVESKSGVTRATDDAVLGRAGVTAAFSGPVDTVASAVGADPSTQILLKVTEVNTQPTGDVLNNRDAQITAMANAAGDDILDQMVNLLQTQYGAQINQTLAEKATVR
- the trpD gene encoding anthranilate phosphoribosyltransferase; its protein translation is MTDLKPFLAKAASREPLTRDEARAAFDILMSGQATPSQIGGFLMALRVRGETVDEIVGAVTAMRSKMLTVEAPADAIDIVGTGGDASGTYNISTLAALIVAGAGVPVAKHGNRALSSKSGAADNLAALGVKLDVGPEIISRCIAEAGVGFMFAQLHHSAMRHVGPSRVELGTRTIFNLLGPLSSPAGVRRQLLGVFSPQWLVPLAEVMRDLGSECVWVVHGDGLDEITTTGITKVAALEDGKIRTFELSPADFGVSPCVLADIKGGDGVANAAALREVLGGARNAYRDVSLANAAASLVIAGKVETIRDGMTLATQSLDSGATALALDKLIAVSNDID